A stretch of alpha proteobacterium HIMB59 DNA encodes these proteins:
- a CDS encoding Nucleotidyl transferase (PFAM: Nucleotidyl transferase), whose product MILDSNNKKKIQYAVIMAAGRGMRLMPFSNFIPKALMPIYETSLISKGISEISKEISKICITVGYKKKELSNHVLDYKIHSIINTEGKGNCWWVYNSLFKNLDEPVLVMTCDNVTKLDYQALFKNYLKHNSPPVMIVGVRPINGIDGDYIKASNNIISKLSRRIRTNLYSSGIQIINPYKINQVTKSKSDFKFLWEELIKKNMLYLSDVKPKKWFSVDTLETLAKINR is encoded by the coding sequence TTGATTTTGGACTCAAATAATAAAAAAAAAATTCAGTATGCAGTAATAATGGCTGCTGGTAGGGGTATGAGACTTATGCCATTCAGCAATTTTATTCCAAAAGCATTAATGCCAATTTATGAAACTAGCCTAATATCAAAAGGTATTAGTGAAATATCTAAAGAAATAAGTAAAATTTGTATTACCGTAGGGTATAAAAAAAAAGAACTTTCTAACCATGTTCTTGACTATAAAATTCACTCAATCATTAATACTGAAGGTAAGGGTAACTGTTGGTGGGTTTACAATAGTTTATTTAAAAATTTAGATGAACCTGTATTAGTTATGACCTGTGATAATGTTACTAAACTTGACTATCAAGCACTTTTTAAAAATTATCTAAAGCACAATTCTCCTCCAGTCATGATAGTTGGGGTCAGGCCAATTAATGGAATTGATGGTGATTATATAAAAGCTTCAAATAATATAATTTCTAAACTATCAAGGAGAATAAGAACTAATTTATATTCTTCAGGAATACAAATTATTAATCCCTATAAAATTAATCAAGTTACTAAATCAAAATCTGATTTTAAATTTCTTTGGGAAGAATTAATAAAAAAAAATATGCTATATTTATCTGATGTAAAACCCAAAAAATGGTTTAGTGTTGATACTCTTGAAACGCTCGCAAAAATTAATAGATGA
- a CDS encoding glycosyltransferase group 2 (PFAM: Glycosyl transferase family 2), giving the protein MKRSQKLIDDVLVAIPIYNEEKYIGKLLNQLIKLFKHIIVIDNGSIDNSVNICKNFDITIIHHPINIGKAESMKTAAMYSQTLNYIKYIAYIDGDLQHDPFDLLEMYYYVVENNYDVVVGSRSFDKNMPLVRIIGNKLYSYLCLILFNLKIKDVQCGMRILKKEIMPKFDWDLSFGQHYFFDAKMTLSFKKLKLNYGQKNIKTIFHDKSKGMNFLQGIYLLLMIIYWRIFLK; this is encoded by the coding sequence TTGAAACGCTCGCAAAAATTAATAGATGATGTTCTTGTTGCAATACCAATATATAATGAGGAAAAATATATTGGAAAACTTCTAAACCAATTAATAAAATTATTTAAACATATCATTGTAATTGACAATGGTTCTATCGATAATTCTGTAAATATCTGTAAAAACTTTGACATCACAATAATTCATCATCCAATAAATATTGGAAAAGCAGAATCAATGAAAACTGCAGCAATGTATTCTCAAACTTTAAATTATATAAAATACATTGCATATATAGATGGTGACCTTCAACACGATCCTTTTGATTTATTGGAGATGTACTATTATGTAGTTGAAAATAATTATGATGTTGTTGTCGGATCTAGATCTTTTGATAAAAATATGCCATTAGTAAGAATTATAGGCAATAAATTATATAGCTACCTTTGTTTAATTCTTTTTAATTTAAAAATTAAAGACGTACAGTGTGGTATGCGAATTTTAAAAAAGGAAATAATGCCCAAATTTGATTGGGACCTTAGTTTTGGCCAGCATTATTTCTTTGATGCTAAAATGACACTTTCATTTAAAAAACTTAAATTAAATTATGGGCAAAAAAATATTAAAACAATTTTTCATGATAAAAGTAAGGGTATGAATTTTCTTCAAGGAATTTATCTATTGCTTATGATTATTTATTGGAGAATATTTTTAAAATGA
- a CDS encoding hypothetical protein (PFAM: Uncharacterized conserved protein (DUF2304)) — MNFFLSFISIALTLLLLSNFYLSYKKKVINLFEMAVILIIFSFVIFVSLRPSSVDKIFYSVLGYSFKDFVNIISIIILFYLSFLNYSKIKDLDKKINQLIRLESLKEIKNKYDDFK, encoded by the coding sequence ATGAATTTTTTTTTAAGTTTTATATCTATAGCTTTAACTCTTCTACTCTTAAGTAACTTTTATTTAAGCTACAAAAAAAAAGTTATCAATCTTTTTGAGATGGCTGTAATACTAATTATTTTCAGTTTTGTAATATTTGTGTCTCTGAGACCTTCCTCAGTTGATAAAATTTTTTATAGTGTTTTAGGATATTCATTTAAAGATTTTGTGAATATAATTTCAATTATTATTTTATTTTATCTTTCTTTTTTAAATTATTCAAAAATTAAAGATTTAGACAAAAAAATTAATCAATTAATTCGATTAGAGTCATTAAAAGAAATCAAAAACAAATATGATGATTTTAAATGA
- a CDS encoding Asparagine synthase (PFAM: Asparagine synthase; Domain of unknown function (DUF1933)~TIGRFAM: asparagine synthase (glutamine-hydrolyzing)) — MCGIVAIINNYNPVPENQNFLKYISHRGRDGLNYEENNKFFFGHSLFKSTDANLSSKFQPLKSLKSNNTIIFNGDIYNFRELRSKYLNNYKFVSNSDTEVLLYLYEKFGKNFLSYLVGDFSLIIHDYNSKKYLVARDRFGVKPLFYVKLKKQYFFSSEIKALKSFLNNKVNFFPNQEMAKCFLDYNYKPLAHQTYIKNIETLEPSSVMIISEDGNLIENYNYWFNNPESFYAFNKNNLDIYELIQDSVSLRSESIYDRYSLFLSGGFDSSTVLNYLSKNENKKITTYSFVEEKNTLENKNIQYFIEKFKGRNIKSILISQDDIDYHQELDSILKIIDCPLPDFSFIASFYFTRMSKENNDKIIFKGDGGDEIFCGYQKHIYAYLAFLLKDRKFQKYFESLSKFKNFNNKNIYFYLLASLYEYLPNYLKNFKNNLAFSQKNDFYVNPIKNINFYKNFSKDIFLNVYFNFIYNWMTPYVTDIEDKVTSYFNVLYRAPLTDHRLVESVLSENFKNIFDYGTKSILKTNTNIKFPNSIKKENEKRHFPGGLQSYINQNSSNMLEFMNDTIANIDFIDKKNF; from the coding sequence ATGTGTGGAATAGTTGCTATAATTAATAATTATAATCCAGTACCTGAAAACCAAAATTTTCTTAAATATATTAGTCATAGGGGAAGGGATGGTTTGAATTATGAAGAAAATAATAAATTTTTTTTTGGCCATTCTCTTTTTAAGTCAACAGACGCAAATTTATCGTCAAAATTTCAGCCTTTAAAATCTTTAAAATCAAATAACACAATTATTTTTAATGGAGATATCTATAATTTTAGAGAATTAAGATCTAAATATTTAAACAATTATAAATTCGTCTCCAATAGCGATACTGAGGTTTTACTATATTTGTATGAAAAATTTGGTAAAAATTTTCTATCATATTTAGTTGGAGATTTTTCTTTAATTATACATGATTACAACTCCAAAAAATATTTAGTAGCCAGAGATAGATTTGGAGTAAAACCACTTTTTTATGTAAAGCTTAAAAAGCAATATTTTTTTTCTTCTGAAATAAAAGCTTTAAAAAGTTTTTTGAATAATAAAGTAAATTTTTTTCCAAACCAAGAAATGGCAAAGTGTTTTTTAGATTATAACTATAAACCACTTGCACATCAAACTTATATAAAAAACATTGAAACCCTAGAACCATCTTCTGTAATGATTATTTCTGAAGATGGAAATTTAATTGAAAATTATAACTATTGGTTTAATAATCCCGAAAGTTTTTATGCATTCAACAAAAACAATTTAGATATTTATGAGTTAATTCAAGACTCAGTTTCTCTAAGATCAGAATCGATTTATGATAGATATTCATTGTTCTTATCTGGTGGGTTTGACTCATCTACGGTACTTAATTATTTATCAAAAAATGAAAATAAAAAAATTACAACATATTCTTTTGTAGAAGAAAAAAATACTTTAGAGAATAAAAATATTCAATATTTTATTGAAAAATTTAAAGGTCGTAACATCAAATCTATCTTAATTTCACAAGATGATATTGACTATCATCAAGAGCTAGACTCAATATTAAAAATTATTGACTGTCCCTTGCCTGACTTCTCGTTTATTGCCAGCTTCTATTTTACACGCATGAGCAAAGAAAATAATGATAAAATCATATTTAAAGGAGATGGAGGAGATGAGATATTCTGTGGATATCAAAAACATATTTATGCCTATTTAGCTTTTTTGCTTAAAGATAGAAAATTTCAGAAATATTTTGAGTCTCTCAGTAAATTTAAAAATTTTAATAATAAAAATATATATTTTTATCTACTAGCATCATTATATGAATATTTACCAAATTATCTAAAAAATTTTAAAAATAATTTGGCCTTTTCTCAAAAGAATGATTTTTATGTTAACCCAATTAAGAATATTAATTTTTATAAAAATTTTTCAAAAGATATTTTTTTAAATGTATATTTTAATTTTATTTATAATTGGATGACTCCGTATGTAACTGATATCGAGGATAAAGTTACAAGTTATTTTAATGTCCTATATAGAGCTCCATTGACTGACCATAGATTAGTAGAGTCAGTTTTAAGCGAAAATTTTAAAAATATTTTTGATTATGGAACTAAAAGTATTTTAAAAACAAATACTAATATAAAATTTCCAAATTCCATAAAAAAGGAAAATGAAAAAAGACATTTTCCAGGAGGATTGCAAAGTTATATTAATCAAAATTCCTCAAATATGCTGGAATTTATGAACGACACAATTGCAAATATAGATTTTATTGATAAAAAAAATTTTTAG
- a CDS encoding molybdopterin-binding protein (PFAM: Probable molybdopterin binding domain~TIGRFAM: molybdenum cofactor synthesis domain protein), which yields MVKNNIKNACLVVIGNEILTGRTQDKNINHIAKELFKVGILLNYVCVIPDIQKTIVKEIRRLKKDFDYVITTGGIGPTHDDITAKSISIAVKREYKLHQGAFKELIKYYKKIKSELTDARKKMAYMPSGSKLIKNKVSGAPGFSIENIYVFAGIPSIVEAMMREFVKSINNKNKFYSSSIITKLFESKIANILAIAEKNFTDVSIGSYPIFDGKPRGVEIVISSLANKKNAQKAKKFIQKEINKII from the coding sequence ATGGTTAAAAATAACATTAAAAATGCATGTCTTGTAGTTATAGGTAACGAGATTTTAACAGGAAGAACGCAAGATAAAAATATAAATCATATAGCAAAAGAGTTATTTAAAGTTGGTATTTTATTAAATTATGTTTGTGTCATACCAGATATTCAAAAAACAATTGTAAAAGAAATTCGTAGGTTAAAGAAAGATTTTGATTATGTAATAACTACAGGAGGTATCGGACCTACTCACGATGATATTACAGCTAAGTCTATATCAATTGCCGTTAAGCGAGAATACAAACTTCATCAAGGAGCATTTAAAGAGTTAATTAAATACTATAAAAAAATTAAATCAGAATTAACAGATGCTAGAAAAAAAATGGCCTATATGCCATCAGGTTCAAAATTAATAAAAAATAAAGTTAGCGGAGCTCCAGGATTTAGCATTGAGAATATTTATGTCTTCGCTGGTATACCTTCAATTGTAGAAGCGATGATGAGAGAATTTGTTAAATCAATTAATAATAAAAATAAGTTTTATAGCTCATCTATCATTACTAAATTATTTGAAAGTAAAATTGCAAATATTCTTGCTATTGCAGAAAAAAATTTTACCGATGTCTCAATCGGCAGCTATCCTATTTTTGATGGCAAACCAAGAGGAGTAGAGATTGTTATTAGTTCTTTAGCTAATAAGAAAAATGCTCAAAAAGCTAAAAAATTTATACAAAAAGAAATAAACAAAATTATTTAA
- a CDS encoding sugar fermentation stimulation protein (PFAM: Sugar fermentation stimulation protein~TIGRFAM: sugar fermentation stimulation protein) encodes MKFKEKILEGFFLKRYKRFFVDVIIDGNIITTYCPNTGSLKGMLSEKARVLVAKVDNPKAKLKYRLEAIKHKGVYVGINTSLPNGIIYEAIKEKKILNHLQGEIKTEVKYGKNSRVDIFIDNPKGKNCFIEVKSVTLSRLNGLSEFPDAKTTRGSKHLIELAEMSKQGNDCYLVYLIQRKDVEMFSIAKDIDEEYYKNSIIAKNNGVKFIAFSCEVSKKGINVIQQININEN; translated from the coding sequence ATGAAATTTAAAGAAAAAATATTAGAGGGTTTTTTTCTAAAACGCTATAAGCGTTTTTTTGTAGATGTAATAATTGACGGGAATATCATAACAACATACTGCCCAAATACAGGTTCTTTAAAAGGAATGTTGAGTGAAAAAGCTAGAGTATTGGTAGCTAAAGTTGATAACCCTAAGGCGAAATTGAAATATAGATTGGAGGCCATCAAACATAAAGGTGTCTATGTTGGAATTAACACATCTTTACCAAATGGAATAATTTACGAGGCAATTAAAGAAAAAAAAATATTAAATCATCTTCAAGGCGAAATTAAAACAGAGGTTAAATATGGTAAAAATTCTAGAGTAGATATTTTTATAGACAATCCAAAAGGAAAAAATTGTTTTATAGAAGTAAAATCAGTCACCCTATCTAGACTAAATGGTCTATCTGAATTTCCAGATGCCAAAACCACTCGAGGATCTAAACACTTAATTGAATTAGCAGAAATGTCAAAACAAGGAAACGATTGCTATCTTGTTTATTTAATCCAACGCAAAGATGTAGAAATGTTTTCTATAGCCAAAGATATTGATGAGGAATATTATAAAAATTCAATCATAGCCAAAAATAATGGTGTGAAATTTATTGCATTTTCCTGCGAGGTGTCAAAGAAAGGAATTAATGTGATACAACAAATTAATATTAATGAAAATTAA
- a CDS encoding methionine aminopeptidase, type I (PFAM: Metallopeptidase family M24~TIGRFAM: methionine aminopeptidase, type I), translated as MKIKTYKPSEINSCREASKISATILDELNHLIAVGITTDEIDNFCLDRIKKLGGFPAPLFYRGFPKSTCTSLNRVICHGIPSKNRKLEEGDILNVDVTTIIDGWHGDSSRMYKVGNISVKAQNICNITHTCLIESLKVIKVGSSISLIGKKIEEIAHPNNFSVVRDFCGHGVGLNFHENPSILHYYDKDYDDIKFVDGMIFTVEPMINAGKYHSKILNDGWTAVTKDKTLSAQYEHTVYINGDKIEILTESPNGVFYN; from the coding sequence ATGAAAATTAAAACTTACAAACCAAGTGAAATAAATTCTTGCCGAGAAGCTAGTAAAATTTCTGCTACAATTTTAGATGAATTAAATCATCTAATTGCTGTAGGGATTACCACTGATGAAATTGATAATTTTTGTCTTGATAGAATAAAAAAATTAGGAGGTTTTCCTGCTCCTCTTTTTTATCGTGGCTTCCCAAAATCTACTTGCACTTCATTAAACCGTGTTATTTGTCACGGCATTCCCTCTAAAAATCGCAAACTTGAAGAAGGAGATATTCTCAATGTTGATGTGACTACAATTATTGATGGCTGGCATGGTGACTCTTCGAGAATGTATAAAGTTGGAAATATTTCTGTCAAAGCACAGAATATTTGTAACATTACCCACACCTGTTTAATTGAAAGTTTGAAAGTAATAAAAGTCGGTTCTTCAATAAGCCTTATTGGTAAAAAAATTGAAGAAATAGCTCATCCTAATAATTTTAGTGTAGTAAGAGACTTCTGTGGTCATGGAGTTGGTCTAAACTTTCACGAGAATCCTAGCATCCTGCATTACTATGACAAAGATTACGATGATATTAAGTTTGTTGATGGCATGATTTTTACTGTTGAACCTATGATTAATGCTGGCAAATATCACTCAAAAATACTTAATGATGGATGGACAGCTGTGACAAAAGATAAAACACTTAGCGCTCAATACGAACATACGGTATATATAAATGGTGATAAGATTGAGATTCTGACAGAGTCTCCAAATGGGGTTTTTTACAATTGA
- a CDS encoding adenylosuccinate lyase (PFAM: Lyase; Adenylosuccinate lyase C-terminus~TIGRFAM: adenylosuccinate lyase): protein MIPRYSRKILKDIWEDQNKFQIWLDIEILASSAMEQLGQIPKGTTSKIKKKAKFKVREIEQIEKKTKHDVIAFLTNVAKYVGPESRFIHKGLTSSDILDTSFSIQLSQASNIIKKGLEDYGKALKKLAFKHKHTVCIGRSHGIHAETTTFGLKILGYFEENKRNLDRLNRAINQIQTIQMSGPIGTYSNIDQRVEKIVAKKLKFSIEPVSTQIIPRDRHAELFSVFSLIASSLERLATEIRHLQRTEVLEVEEGFGKGQKGSSAMPHKKNPILSENVSGLAKVIRSLVIPALENITTWHERDISHSSVERINAPNATITLDFAVQRMINIINNLVVHKNNMLLNVELLKGLPFSQNVLIFLIENGVSREDAYKIVQECALKTWNEKTEFRINLLAHPTLSKFNLSRKIDLIFTNNNLFKNVDLIFKRVI from the coding sequence TTGATACCAAGATACTCAAGAAAAATACTAAAAGATATTTGGGAAGATCAAAATAAGTTTCAAATATGGCTTGATATTGAAATTCTTGCCTCTTCAGCAATGGAGCAATTAGGTCAAATTCCAAAAGGAACAACCTCTAAAATTAAAAAAAAAGCTAAATTCAAAGTCAGAGAAATTGAACAAATTGAAAAGAAAACGAAGCATGATGTTATTGCTTTTTTAACAAATGTTGCAAAATATGTAGGGCCAGAGTCTAGATTTATTCATAAAGGTCTGACATCTAGTGATATTTTAGATACATCTTTTTCTATTCAGCTCAGCCAAGCAAGCAATATTATTAAAAAAGGCTTGGAGGATTATGGCAAAGCTTTAAAAAAACTTGCTTTCAAACATAAGCATACTGTTTGTATTGGACGAAGTCATGGTATTCATGCCGAAACAACTACTTTTGGTCTAAAGATCCTTGGATATTTCGAGGAAAATAAAAGAAACTTGGATAGGTTAAACAGAGCGATCAATCAAATTCAAACTATTCAAATGTCGGGTCCCATAGGCACATATTCTAATATTGACCAAAGAGTTGAAAAAATAGTTGCTAAGAAATTAAAGTTTTCAATTGAACCTGTATCCACACAAATTATTCCACGAGACCGACATGCAGAGCTTTTTAGTGTTTTTTCATTAATTGCTAGTTCTTTAGAACGACTCGCAACTGAAATTAGACACTTACAAAGAACAGAAGTGCTTGAAGTTGAAGAGGGTTTTGGAAAAGGGCAAAAAGGTAGCTCAGCAATGCCTCATAAAAAAAATCCTATCTTATCAGAAAATGTTTCTGGACTAGCGAAAGTCATCAGATCCCTTGTAATTCCAGCTCTTGAAAATATCACAACTTGGCATGAGCGAGATATTAGCCATTCAAGTGTTGAAAGAATTAATGCACCCAATGCAACCATTACACTTGATTTTGCTGTTCAGAGAATGATTAATATTATTAATAATCTTGTTGTTCACAAAAATAATATGCTTTTAAACGTTGAATTGCTTAAAGGCCTCCCCTTCTCTCAAAACGTTCTTATTTTCCTAATTGAAAATGGGGTTTCAAGAGAGGATGCCTATAAAATAGTTCAAGAATGTGCGCTTAAAACTTGGAATGAAAAAACTGAGTTTAGAATAAATTTACTCGCCCACCCAACATTATCAAAATTTAATTTATCAAGAAAAATTGATCTTATTTTTACTAACAACAATCTATTTAAAAATGTTGATTTGATCTTTAAAAGGGTTATTTAA
- a CDS encoding phosphoribosylaminoimidazolesuccinocarboxamide synthase (PFAM: SAICAR synthetase~TIGRFAM: phosphoribosylaminoimidazole-succinocarboxamide synthase): MKKLYEGKAKIIYAKSPNQVVATYKDDATAFNNLKKGSIKNKGIINNSISSYLFDVLNNCNIPTHFLKKLDKKSQLLKKVEIIPVEVLVRNYFAGSLSKKFGVKEGTPLNDTLIEYCLKSDELGDPHISSEHILNIGLCSFDELELIDEYSLRINDILRGIFYSIGINLIDFKLEFGICKKTKEVILADEISPDTCRLWDLKTNKKLDKDRFRRDLGDVEGAYQEVLERLNIKS, encoded by the coding sequence ATGAAAAAATTATATGAAGGAAAAGCAAAAATTATCTATGCTAAATCACCTAACCAAGTAGTAGCTACTTATAAAGATGATGCTACTGCCTTCAATAATCTCAAAAAAGGATCTATTAAAAATAAAGGTATTATAAATAACTCGATCTCCTCTTATTTATTTGATGTACTAAATAACTGCAATATTCCAACTCACTTTCTTAAAAAGCTAGATAAAAAATCTCAACTTTTAAAGAAAGTAGAAATTATTCCAGTTGAAGTTTTAGTAAGAAATTATTTTGCTGGATCGTTATCAAAAAAGTTTGGTGTCAAAGAAGGCACCCCTCTTAATGATACATTGATTGAGTATTGTCTAAAATCAGATGAACTCGGGGATCCACACATCAGCTCTGAGCATATTTTAAATATAGGGCTCTGCTCATTTGATGAATTAGAATTGATAGATGAATACTCACTTAGAATTAACGATATTCTAAGAGGTATTTTCTACTCTATTGGTATTAACTTAATTGACTTCAAATTAGAGTTTGGAATCTGCAAAAAAACAAAAGAAGTCATTCTTGCTGATGAAATTTCACCTGATACATGCCGTTTATGGGATTTAAAAACTAACAAGAAATTGGATAAAGATCGTTTTCGAAGAGATTTGGGTGATGTTGAGGGTGCCTACCAAGAGGTACTAGAACGGTTAAATATAAAATCATAA
- a CDS encoding phosphoribosylformylglycinamidine synthase, purS protein (PFAM: Phosphoribosylformylglycinamidine (FGAM) synthase~TIGRFAM: phosphoribosylformylglycinamidine synthase, purS protein), with protein sequence MRIKILIRLKNQILEPQGKVIEQSLKSLGFEDFSNIRQGKLIEIDLPDSLNEEERSKKIDAACKKLLVNEIIEEYEVLG encoded by the coding sequence ATGAGAATTAAAATCCTTATTAGACTCAAAAACCAAATACTCGAACCTCAGGGTAAAGTAATTGAACAATCACTAAAAAGTTTAGGTTTTGAGGATTTTAGCAATATTAGGCAAGGTAAATTAATTGAAATCGATCTCCCTGACAGTCTTAATGAAGAGGAAAGATCTAAAAAAATTGATGCTGCATGCAAAAAATTATTAGTTAATGAAATTATTGAAGAGTACGAAGTACTTGGATGA
- a CDS encoding phosphoribosylformylglycinamidine synthase I (PFAM: CobB/CobQ-like glutamine amidotransferase domain~TIGRFAM: phosphoribosylformylglycinamidine synthase I): MSFKSAVITFPGSNCDRDALTYLRDLTHGEVLNIWHEEPSLPKVDLVILPGGFSFGDYLRSGAMASKSNIIDDVIDHANNGRYLLGICNGFQILTEIGLLKGALIQNESIKFLGKNCHIKKKFDNKFNCNIKDNEVLQIPVAHNEGNFYCDQETLSYLQDEGLIAFEYCRGEYQIDDANINGSLDNIAGITNKNKNILGMMPHPERAYQDFHASKDGKKIIESILS; this comes from the coding sequence ATGAGCTTTAAATCAGCCGTCATCACTTTTCCTGGATCAAATTGTGATAGAGATGCCCTAACGTATCTAAGAGATTTAACTCATGGAGAGGTATTGAATATCTGGCATGAAGAGCCATCCCTACCTAAGGTAGATCTAGTCATACTCCCAGGAGGTTTTAGCTTTGGTGATTATCTTCGCTCAGGAGCAATGGCCTCAAAAAGCAATATCATTGATGATGTCATTGATCATGCTAATAATGGAAGATATCTTTTAGGTATCTGCAATGGTTTCCAAATACTAACTGAAATTGGTTTACTAAAAGGCGCTTTAATTCAGAATGAATCTATAAAATTTTTAGGTAAAAACTGTCATATAAAAAAAAAATTCGATAATAAATTTAATTGCAATATCAAAGATAATGAAGTGCTACAGATCCCAGTTGCCCATAATGAAGGGAACTTTTATTGCGATCAAGAAACATTAAGCTACTTGCAAGATGAGGGCCTTATAGCTTTTGAGTACTGCAGAGGTGAATACCAGATTGATGATGCTAATATTAATGGATCTTTGGATAATATTGCTGGTATTACAAATAAAAATAAAAATATCTTAGGAATGATGCCTCACCCTGAGAGGGCTTATCAAGACTTTCATGCCTCAAAAGATGGAAAAAAAATTATTGAGTCGATCTTATCATGA